In the Synechococcales cyanobacterium T60_A2020_003 genome, TACCAGGACACTCTCAAGGCGAACCTGACCGTTTTTCTAATCATGCAACAAAGCCTGTTCGATCCTTTGTTCAGGAATCCACAAACCATTAACCCCGCGTCCATTTAGAGTTCCATTTAGCGCCCATGAATCCATCCGGGAGACTGTCCGTGAAGCCTTGGCGATCGCTCCGTCATCGCCTCTGGCGCTACAGTTGCATTGCGATGTGTACCGTAGTTTTGATCATTGGACTGTTCCCATCCGCCAGTATCGCCCAAACCGCTCCCGGACAAGTCTCGACATGGGCTCCTGTGGTGCTGGATGGTCAAGTGCTGTTTAAGGTTCACGACCTCAGCAATTTAAGTGCCGAACAGCGGGCAGCCAGTATCAACGCTTCGATCCAGAAAGAGGCCGAATCCAGCGAGCAAACCAGCGTCGTTGTGGTCACTGAAAGCGGCTATGTTGTACTGCAAGGCTATCCCAGTGAACACAATCTGCTCACCGTCACAGAACGGGATGTAACTACGGCCACGACTCCCTATGGTCAGGCCATTATTTGGCAAGGCATTCTTCAGGATGAGATTCGGCAAGCGCAATTAGAGCGATCGCCCGAATATCTCCGCCGAGCAACGATTTACAGTGCAGTTGTGCTGGCGATCGCCGCTATGATTCACGGTCTGCTGTGGCTGATTGGACGATGGGGCAGTAAACGCATCCGGCAATGGCTCGATGCCACCCATACTCCTCTCCATTCCTGGAAAGATTCGCTACGCATTGTCTGGAAATTAGCGTTTCTAGGGCTAGAACTGGGGTTATGGGCAGCGGTTTTGCTCTACGTTACCGATCTGTTCCCCGAAACCCGCATGGCGCGATACCGTCTGTGGGGGTTTCTCAACGCCCGGATCATTACCCTCGGAACCAGCAACTACTCTGCCCTAAATCTACTACTGCTGCTCGGGTTAACCGCTGGCTTGTGGTTTGGAATTAGCACGCTCACTCGTCTATTTCGGTTCTATGTTTTACAGCCTGCGGGGGTCAACTCTCGAATTCAGGATGTGGTGGCTGTCCTGTTCCAATACGCCCTCACGTTTCTGGGGCTGATTATTCTGCTGCAAATTTGGGGCGTGGATGTTAGTTCGTTGGCGATTCTGGCGAGTGTCCTTGGGGTTGGAATTGGCTTTGGTATTCAAAACATTACCAATAACTTCATCAGCGGATTCATCATCACCTTAGAGCGTCCTATTGAGGTGGGCGACTTTGTGAATCTCGGTGAGTTGGTAGGAATTGTGGAACGGATTGGCGCACGCAGCACCGAAATTCGCACCCTGGATCAGGTGACGATCATTGTGCCCAATTCCCGTTTTTTGGAAAGCGAGGTGATCAACTGGAGTCACGGTGATCCGGTGTGCCGAATGCATTTGCCTGTGGGCGTCGCGTACGGTTCAGATGTGGATAAGGTGAAAATGGCCTTGCTGGAAGCCGCCCGTCGTCATCCTGAAGTGCTTCTACGGCCTCGCCCTGAAGTCTGGTTTCAGGGCTTTGGCGACAGTGCCCTCAATTTTGATCTGCTCGTGTGGACGGGCGATCCGAAACGGCAATTCAAGGTCAAAAGCGATGTGTATTACGAAATTGAAGCAAGCCTCAGACGACATGGGTTAGAAATTCCCTTCCCCCAGCGCGATCTCCATGTGCGATCGCCCGAACTGAGTGCCCTAGTTGACGCCCTCGCTACGCAATTCCCATCCCCAAGCGATCCCCCACCCCCACCCACCCTGCAACTCAAGGCCGCCGCCGAGCAGACAAAACCTGAAGCCGAACAGCCGCGATCGCCCGATGAGTTGCAATCTCTGATCGACGCATGGCGGAGCGAGGGAGGCGTATCAATTGGCGATCGCCAGTATCAATGCAATCTCTATCCCCAATGCTTTATTGGCAGTGAAGCGGTGGGGTGGTTAGTGGAACACTGGAACTGTACCCGCGAGGAGGCGCTTCAATGGGGGCAAGCCTTGCTGAATGCCGATGAAATTCGGGTCGTCACTGGCGACTCCAAGTTTCAAGATGGGTACTATTTTTATCGCTTCCGTGAAGATGAGGAGGCGATCGCCCAATCCTGGAACCTGAACGGTGGCTCAAACGTCGCTTCAACCGACGGTGACGTATAACCGAGCGCCAGTGCCTTCAGCCCCTAGGAGATGCATGGGATTTAATTTCTTCAAAGCATTTCAAGGTGAGACTCGTCCGCTGGGTGGACGTTATGAAATTGTTCGTCCGCTGGGTGCGGGCGGATTTGGGCAAACCTTTCTTGCCCGTGACCTCCACCTGCCCGATCATCCCCTCTGTGTGGTCAAGCAACTCAAGCCGCAGGTGAGTTCCCCCGCCCAAATGCAGATCGCTCGCCGCCTGTTCGATACCGAGGCGAAAGTCCTGTATAAGCTGGGTAGCCATAATCAAATTCCGCGTTTGCTAGCCCACTTTGAGGAACAGCAGGATTTCTACTTGGCTCAGGAACTCGTCGAGGGTCATGCCCTTAGCGAGGAACTGCGACCGGGGCAATCCTGGACGCCCGAACAGGCAGTGGCATTGCTGAGCGATTTGCTGGGTGTGCTGGCGTTCGTGCATCAGCACAACGTCATCCATCGGGATATCAAACCCTCTAACCTGATTCGACGCCATCACGATGGACGGATTGTGCTGATTGACTTTGGAGCCGTCAAACAGGTCAGCACTCAACTGATGGCCTCCAACACCGGAACCCATACCATTTCCATTGGCACCCAGGGCTACATGCCTAATGAGCAACTCTCTGGCAATCCACGCTTTAGCAGCGACATTTACGCAGTGGGAATCATTGCCATTCAAGCCCTGACAGGATGCCACCCGACGCTCCTTGCCACTGATGTGCAGACCTGTGAGGTGCAGTGGCGCGATCGCTGTTCAAACCTACCTCCCGAACTCGGCGATCTTCTTGATCACATGGTGCGCTACGACTTTCGCACCCGCTACACCTCCGCGAGCGAAGCCCTAGCTGCCGTGCAGACCCTACCGGAAGCGCTCCTCTGCGCCGCCCCCTCACCCGTCATGCCCGATGCGCAAACCCTGGGCACGATTGCGTCCGATCTCTACAATTCAACCACGCCCTGGCCTAGCAGCATTGGGGACGGTGAGCGATCGCCCTTACCCATCGAACGCACAGGCAAAACCGTAGCATTGCCGCCTCTGCCTCTGCCTGCTTCTCCATCTCAAACTAAACTCATGCCCATTGCGGGAGGTATGGCTGCCCTGATCCTAGCTGGACTTGGACTCACCATGGTTTTGCCCAATCGCGCCCCTTCAGCATCACCTCCAACCCCAACCGATGGTTCCGATCAGTCCACAAATACTCCTTCAACGCCTACGAGTTCAGCCTCACCAACACAACTAACTG is a window encoding:
- a CDS encoding tetratricopeptide repeat protein; the encoded protein is MGFNFFKAFQGETRPLGGRYEIVRPLGAGGFGQTFLARDLHLPDHPLCVVKQLKPQVSSPAQMQIARRLFDTEAKVLYKLGSHNQIPRLLAHFEEQQDFYLAQELVEGHALSEELRPGQSWTPEQAVALLSDLLGVLAFVHQHNVIHRDIKPSNLIRRHHDGRIVLIDFGAVKQVSTQLMASNTGTHTISIGTQGYMPNEQLSGNPRFSSDIYAVGIIAIQALTGCHPTLLATDVQTCEVQWRDRCSNLPPELGDLLDHMVRYDFRTRYTSASEALAAVQTLPEALLCAAPSPVMPDAQTLGTIASDLYNSTTPWPSSIGDGERSPLPIERTGKTVALPPLPLPASPSQTKLMPIAGGMAALILAGLGLTMVLPNRAPSASPPTPTDGSDQSTNTPSTPTSSASPTQLTAETEPNAKSSEVATRLEQAEKQRVQGNYQPALNAYDQAIALDPDVPEAQWGRCYSLNKLERFSEAVEACDAAIALQPNYADALWSKGYALEQQQQPQAALDLYDQAIALDQSHAEAWNNRGTALFQLGQIEDAYTAFDRAVQINADFSEAWSNRAAALWEKGQYDAALESINRALEADPKNAIAQSLQQQMRNKLGQ
- a CDS encoding mechanosensitive ion channel yields the protein MCTVVLIIGLFPSASIAQTAPGQVSTWAPVVLDGQVLFKVHDLSNLSAEQRAASINASIQKEAESSEQTSVVVVTESGYVVLQGYPSEHNLLTVTERDVTTATTPYGQAIIWQGILQDEIRQAQLERSPEYLRRATIYSAVVLAIAAMIHGLLWLIGRWGSKRIRQWLDATHTPLHSWKDSLRIVWKLAFLGLELGLWAAVLLYVTDLFPETRMARYRLWGFLNARIITLGTSNYSALNLLLLLGLTAGLWFGISTLTRLFRFYVLQPAGVNSRIQDVVAVLFQYALTFLGLIILLQIWGVDVSSLAILASVLGVGIGFGIQNITNNFISGFIITLERPIEVGDFVNLGELVGIVERIGARSTEIRTLDQVTIIVPNSRFLESEVINWSHGDPVCRMHLPVGVAYGSDVDKVKMALLEAARRHPEVLLRPRPEVWFQGFGDSALNFDLLVWTGDPKRQFKVKSDVYYEIEASLRRHGLEIPFPQRDLHVRSPELSALVDALATQFPSPSDPPPPPTLQLKAAAEQTKPEAEQPRSPDELQSLIDAWRSEGGVSIGDRQYQCNLYPQCFIGSEAVGWLVEHWNCTREEALQWGQALLNADEIRVVTGDSKFQDGYYFYRFREDEEAIAQSWNLNGGSNVASTDGDV